From Streptomyces sp. 6-11-2, one genomic window encodes:
- the hisD gene encoding histidinol dehydrogenase produces the protein MISRIDLRGDALPEGPALRDLLPRADFDVSAALEKVRPICEAVHHRGDAALIDFAEKFDGVRLESVRVPVQAIEDALEKLDPDVRAALEESVRRARLVHREQRRATHTTQVVPGGSVTEKWVPVERVGLYAPGGRSVYPSSVVMNVVPAQEAGVESIALASPPQAEFGGLPHPTILAACALLGVDEVYAAGGATAVAMFAHGTESCPPANMVTGPGNIWVAAAKRYFTGKIGIDTEAGPTEIAILADAGADPVHVASDLISQAEHDPLAAAVLVTDSVELADAVEKELEPQVAATKHIEDRIRPALSGKQSAIVLVDGLDEGLKVVDAYGAEHLEIQTADAAAVADRVRNAGAVFVGPWAPVSLGDYAAGSNHVLPTGGCACHSSGLSVQSFLRGIHIVDYTRDALGEVAHHVVTLAEAEDLPAHGAAIKARFGWKVPTSK, from the coding sequence GTGATCTCCCGAATCGATCTGCGCGGCGACGCCCTCCCCGAGGGGCCCGCCCTGCGCGACCTGCTGCCCCGAGCCGACTTCGACGTCTCGGCCGCCCTGGAGAAGGTGCGCCCGATCTGCGAGGCCGTGCATCATCGCGGCGACGCGGCGCTGATCGACTTCGCCGAGAAGTTCGACGGCGTACGTCTGGAGTCGGTGCGGGTCCCGGTCCAGGCGATCGAGGACGCGCTGGAGAAGCTCGACCCGGACGTGCGCGCGGCCCTGGAGGAGTCCGTCCGGCGCGCCCGGCTCGTCCACCGCGAGCAGCGCCGCGCCACGCACACCACCCAGGTGGTGCCCGGCGGCTCGGTGACCGAGAAGTGGGTGCCCGTCGAGCGCGTCGGGCTGTACGCGCCGGGCGGCCGGTCGGTCTACCCGTCCTCCGTGGTCATGAACGTCGTGCCCGCCCAGGAGGCCGGCGTCGAGTCGATCGCGCTCGCCTCGCCGCCCCAGGCCGAGTTCGGCGGGCTGCCGCACCCGACGATCCTCGCCGCCTGCGCCCTGCTCGGCGTCGACGAGGTGTACGCGGCGGGCGGCGCCACCGCCGTGGCGATGTTCGCCCACGGCACCGAGTCCTGCCCGCCCGCCAACATGGTCACCGGCCCCGGCAACATCTGGGTCGCCGCCGCCAAGCGGTACTTCACCGGCAAGATCGGCATCGACACCGAGGCCGGCCCCACCGAGATCGCGATCCTCGCGGACGCCGGCGCCGACCCGGTGCACGTGGCCTCCGACCTGATCAGCCAGGCCGAGCACGACCCGCTGGCCGCCGCCGTCCTGGTCACCGACTCAGTGGAGCTCGCGGACGCGGTCGAGAAGGAGCTGGAGCCTCAGGTCGCGGCGACGAAGCACATCGAGGACCGGATCCGCCCGGCGCTGTCCGGCAAGCAGTCCGCGATCGTCCTGGTCGACGGCCTCGACGAGGGCCTGAAGGTGGTCGACGCCTACGGCGCCGAGCACCTGGAGATCCAGACGGCCGACGCGGCGGCGGTCGCCGACCGGGTGCGCAACGCCGGAGCGGTCTTCGTCGGCCCCTGGGCGCCGGTCTCGCTCGGCGACTACGCGGCCGGTTCCAACCACGTGCTTCCCACCGGCGGCTGCGCCTGCCACTCCTCGGGTCTGTCCGTCCAGTCCTTCCTGCGCGGCATCCACATCGTGGACTACACCCGGGACGCCCTCGGCGAGGTCGCCCACCACGTGGTGACGCTGGCGGAGGCGGAGGACCTCCCGGCGCACGGCGCGGCGATCAAGGCGAGGTTCGGCTGGAAGGTACCGACGAGCAAGTGA